The Oleiphilus messinensis DNA segment AGGCCACTTGAAACCTGCAACGCCATGTCCTCGGGGCGGGTTACAGATAAATATTGCATCGTAGAGTATTCCGTACGAAGACCTAACAAATCGGTCACAAACCGGGAGATCTCGGCATCCAGATTTCTGTGCCAAACGGCTAAATTCACATGATCTCGCAAAATAGATGTGAGGCATTCCGGTTCATTTGCTTCAACTGCTCTGGAGGCAGCGAACGATTGTGAAACTTCAGGTTGTATTGCAATACTCGCCTTCACAAGATACTCCTTACATTCAGAGGTCATCGAGAGAGGTAAAATATTATGATACATCATATCTTTTGTAAAGACATAAAATAATAATCTCTACATACGGCCTGAGGGTCAGTCCAGATTCGCCATCTCGACCAATCTTGATACTGTGCCGGAAATTGGTGGGAAGAGCGGGCGATTGCCCGCGATGGATAACGGGCTAATTTTCTCATTTATTGCACATTTTTTCCCTATTTAATGCAAATGAAGCCTGCATACTTTTTACGGTACAACTCGTATCGGAATCGGCAATAAATGGTGGTAAGGAGAGAATTGGTGGACAGCCCAATTGACCTGCGCGCACAGGTTGTTAATAAACCAGCCTATCAATGGTCACCAGTGACAATCTTATTGATGGAACTCTATGATTTTATCGAAAAGTTCCATTTTATGGATCGGAAAAGCCAGTGGCATTGGGCTGTTGCGTACAAAATCAAGCAAATCATACGACGCCTTGCGAATATGGAGTCTGTTCGCATTCATGATATCCAGACAATACGAATCATCGTGCTCGAAAGCGCACCCGCTCATCTGCATGATGTCGATGCCGCGTTTGAACGCTATTTTCAGTGAAATGAAATCCAGTCGCCTCAGGAATTGCCTTGATAAACCACCGCGCTTTCAGCCTGAAAACCACCGCGTCCGGACTCGACCCGGTCAAACTCAATCACGGCGTTACTGGAGGCCAGCGTCGAAAAGCGGTCGTTGGTGATATTGACCCCATCTTCGGTCAATTGGGAAATATGGCAGAAAATGCCGGACTCAATATCCGTCACGTGATAACCCGTTCGAATCGACAGGAACCCGTAACCTTTTTCATCATTAACATAGTCCAGTACACCGCGCACTCTGCGCTTTTGCGCGTTATGTTTGATCGGCAACAGTTTTGGAATAATGGCACCGGGGAAGTAATAGTCCACCTCCCGACGCAGGTCGCCGCTGACATTGTTAAACGCAATCGCATCAACCCGTTTGCCTTTATTCTGCAGCGCCCGGACCAAACGTAAAAAGTCACCGTCCCCGCTGCCGATCATAATGTAATCCAGATTCTCGGCTTGCAACAGCGCATCCACCGCCATATCCAGATCTGCATTCGCTTTCACCGTCTCGGTACCATCGGAGTTACGGTAGCGTTTGATTTCCTTTTCAACGATATGAAAACCGGCTAGACGCATCTTTTCCCGGCGATTCTGCGCTTTCTCCTTATACTCGTAATCCCGCATTTCCCGACTCGTATCCACCGCTACGTAGGCATTGGCCCGCAATACCGTAGTCCCCTGAGCCTCCACCAGCTCCTTGATCACCTCATACCGCATCCCCCAGCCACCATTCATATTCAGGTTTTCCATATCCAGAAATATACCAGCTTTCAGCATTTCTTATCCTCTGCGTACAAACACGTACAAATTTTGCGTTGATTTCGGTGAATGAAGCGATGCTCTTGAATCACCAATTCCGAGCCTTTATGCAGCATAGCCAAGGTGCCGTATTGAATGCAAACATTGAGAACCCGCGGATAGTTAAACAGATTCCAGCTTTGATTCTATACTCTGTCAATCTCGGTATACTATTTCAGGCCTCAAAAATGACAAGCATTGAACAGTACAAAGGTTGCTTTTTAGGACTCGCGATGGGCGATGCATTTGCCGCCCCCTTTGAAGGTGGCCCTATCGAACGACTACTTTGGCGAGCAATCGGGCACACATCGACCGGTGAAAGACGATTTACCGATGACACTCAAATGGCAATTGATTTAACCAAGTCATTTCTCCATAACCACAGGATTGACCAAGACCATCTGGCACAGCAATTTGCTCAAAGCTATCGATGGTCAAGGGGCTACGGCCCTTCCACCTCGAACCTGTTAAAACGTATCAAAAAGGGTAACTGCTGGCGAGAGATCAACAAAAAAAAGTTTAAAGGCGGATCCTTCGGAAATGGAGCCGCAATGCGAGCGCCAATACTGGCCCTGTGCTTCCCGCAAGATACTCAACGTCTACTTGAAAGTACTATTAGAAGCGCAGAGATTACCCATGCGCACCCATTAGGCATAGAAGGCGCTAAACTCATCGCGCTTGTAACACAAAAGGCCTTAGCCAAATCACCGAACGAAACAGTTTTGAAGGAGATGCTTCATCTTTGCGAATCGGAAACGTTCGTCGATAAAACAATGTATTGTCAGTCTGCACTGAGACAAGCGACACTGGAACCCAGAACCATTCGAATTCATCTCGGAAATGGCATAGCCGCCACAGACTCATGCGTAACCGCCATTTACTTCGCGTTGAAATTCCGAGATCTGGATTTTGATATCATGCTCGGTCAAATCATCAAACTAGGTGGTGATACCGATACAATAGGTGCCATGGCTGGTGCGATTTGGGGGGCATTCAACGGTAGCGCAACACTCGAGCCGAAGATAAGCAAGCTCGAGCGAGGCCAGGATATTATCTCGTATGCTGAGCAGTTATTTCAGCATCAGAGTCTGTAATGTTATCCTGCATTAATCATATCAAGCATTTCGATTGATGCTTCAACTTCTGCTTTTCGGACGGCAACGCTTTCGATGTTGCAGCCGATGGGAATATTCTTTTCGGCTGCATAGGCTCTGAGTTCCTTGTAACTTTGAACTGAAAACTCCACGGATTTCTGCAGAATATCTTCGGAGTGGACTAATTCATTTTCCAGCCAACGGGGTATCTCGATCCCCAGCCACTTCATAAATTCCAGTGTTTTTCGGGAACCACAGGGGGTCAAGGTGAAGATGATCGGAGCCAGTTCAATGCCGTTTTCCTGGCCGTAGAAATAGTAATCCGATAAAAAGTTTTTGGAGGCATTTACGTCATACACGCCTTGTGAGACGAAAAACGAACAGCCTTGCTGCATCTTGCTGAATACGCGCATGTGCTCGTCAAGCTTGGTCAGGTGTCGCTCGGGAATCGTCACACCACCGACCAAAAGCTCTGGATTGAGTTGTGAGCGCAATGCGTACGCTTCACGCATGGTCATCGTGACATCTTGATCCATGGACGATGCTCCCACGAACACGCTGAGTTCTTTCTCCGTATCAACGGCCTGAATGAACTGAGACAACGTATCCTTTGTGTATTTACCAACAGAACGATAAATGATCTTGGGCACATCTAACGCGGACAGGTACTCTCTGCTGTAGCGAAAGGAGTCCAGCGTTTCCATAAACGGGAATGGTCTTTTTTCACTGGTTCGGGACGATTCGTCCTGAATATCATATAACACCATGCCATCAATCGAGCGGCCTTTCAGGCGAGACATCTGCAACTCGGAAATTTCGCGGACCCGTTCCGGATCTGTGTCTTTTTTGGGCGGAACTATCCCGTAAAACACAATGCCGTCTTCACGATTCAAAATCTTGTTTCTGAGCATGCTTTCACCTGCGTAATTTTTTGACCAGAGTAGTGCTAATATAGATTCCAAAACGGAGCCATCGTACAAGGATGCCCCGGTAATTGAAACGGCTATTGAGAGAAATTTTAGTAACGCATTCCAGCTACTCCACTACAAATGGATTAGGCTGATTATGAATAAAATAGTCCCGATAGACTTTCTCATACACTTTATTGTCAGTATCCCACTCCTGACGATAATTGAGGTAAGCTTCAAAAAGCTCATCGCCCATCAGGCTGTTGAACTTTTCAATCACGGTATGGCCCAGTTTCGTATTTGAACAGGCTGCAGCGACCTGCTTGTAAGTCATCCCCTCATCAAGGTAATAGAAGCGGTATTGATCTGGCCGCTTTTTGATTTTTAATTCGGTGTAGTGCGTAATGCGCTGGCGAATAATGTAATCGACTCGTCCCCTGTCCAAGTACTCCACACTCATTTCATTCCGGCTATTGCTGAATTCCTTTATATTTCCATTATTCATGCGCGCAAGCAGTGTGCTTTTAAGCTGGGGGTATCGGGAGTTATCCGTCCCCTGGATCATTAATGGCAGCATTCCCACTTGAAAGTCGGTGTCATCCAGCAATGCCTTTAAAGATACACTTTCTTTGTCCGCATATCGTTTTGCCAATTCAGAATCACGTTGTGTGACAATGCCGAATCTGGGAGTGAAGCCATAGGGCTTGGAATAGAGAATTTTATCAGGCCAGTAGCCCAGCCAGAGATGAACGGTACAAACGTTTCCAGAATCCCAGGAACGGTCTAATCGGCTTATGGATTGAAATTCAGTGGAGTGGGCATACTCAGGGAAGCGCTTTATCGTATCGGCCAGGAATTTATCGAGGTAACCTTGGTTGGCAAATTCACCGTCCTCAATATATTCGGGTACCAGTTTCCATTTTACCCAGAGAATTTTTTCTTTCGCCATCACGCCAGAACTAAAGCTGAGGATCACCAATACGATGGGTAACACCAATTGTAGGAAGACTGGTCGCTTCATCTATTCTCTGAATGCATGGCTATCGCCTTTATTTTACTGAACGCTGCACAACAATGTTCTCCGTATACTCTGAAGTATAGACCAAACGCTATTGAGTTTGGCTGACATGAAGTTGAGTTACTCGACAGGCGTCAAATTGGCAACAGGACGGAACCAAGTCAGTGCCGCGTTGAGCTTACATCAGTTGCTACAGATAGTATGACAGTCGAATACTTCCGAATCGGCTGCCATACTACTGAAAACGCGACAGAAAATGTGTTAGAAGGCATCACCGGGGATACGAACCCAGCCTTCCATGAGGATGCGGGCACTACGGCTCATGATGGCCTTGGTCACCGTCCACTCACCTTCAACCTGTTTGGCCTCTGCACCCACTTTCAACGTACCGGAAGGGTGGCCAAAGCGAACGGATTCCCGATCTCCACCACCTGCAGCCAAATTAACCAATGTACCGGGTATCGCCGCTGCAGTACCAATGGCGACCGCTGCGGTCCCCATCATGGCATGGTGTAACTTGCCCATGGACAAGGCACGAACCAAAAGATCCACATCACTCGCGGCTACGGTTTTACCGCTGGAGGAGGTGTAATCCTGAGCCGGCGCAACAAACGCGACCTTGGGTGTATGCTGGCGACCCGCGGCCTCTTCAATGGACTTGATCAATCCCATTTTAACCGCACCGTGGGCACGAATGGTTTCAAACATCTCTAATGCCTTGGCATCGTTATTAATCGCATCCTGCAGCTCGGTACCGGTGTAGTTGATGTCCGAAGCATTGACGAAGATCGTCGGGATGCCCGCATCGATCAGCGTTGCTTTCAGGGTTCCAACACCCGGCACGTCCAGGTCATCCACCAGGTTGCCGGTGGGGAACATGGAACCGCCACCTTCGTCATCCGCAGCAGGATCCATAAATTCCAACTGGACTTCCGCCGCCGGGAAGGTTACGCCATCCAACTCGAAATCACCGGTTTCCTGCACTTCGCCTGCGGTCATCGGCACCTTGGCAATAATGGTTTTGCCGATGTTCGCCTGCCAGATACGCACAGTAGCAACCCCGTTTTCCGGGAGATTCGCCGCATCCACCAGACCGCTGCTGATCGCGAATGAACCCACTGCCGCAGACAGGTTGCCACAATTACCACTCCAGTCAACAAATGCCTTGTCGATTGACACCTGGCCAAATAGATAATCAACATCGTGATCCGGTTGACTGCTCTTGGACAATATTACGGTTTTACTGGTACTTGAGGTCGCCCCGCCCATACCATCGATTTGCTTGCCATAGGGGTCGGGACTGCCGATCACACGTAACAGTATGGCATCTCGGGCTGCACCGGGTGCCTGTGCAGCTTCCGGCAAATCCTGCAGTCGAAAGAATACGCCTTTACTGGTCCCGCCACGGATATAAGTCGCAGGAATTTTAATTTGAGGTACATGAGTCATAGACAAAACACCTGAAGAGAAAAACATGACACAACAACCCGGGCAGACATACCCGGGTTGTTGTAGAGACAGCAGTTTGGCTTAATAGAGCATCGTACTCTGATTAAGCTGACTCAGCTTCCAAAAAGTCCTGGGCAAAGCGCTGGAGCACACCACCCGCTTCGTAAATGGAAACTTCTTCCGCTGTGTCCAGACGACAGGTGACTGGAACTTCAACCTGCTCACCGTTTTGACGATGAATAACCAAGGTCAGTGTTGCACGTGGATTGCGTTCACCGATAACGTCATAGGTCTCAGTGCCATCCAGTTCCAGCGTATTGCGGTTGGTGCCGTCCTGGAATTGCAAAGGCAATACCCCCATACCGATCAGGTTGGTACGGTGAATACGCTCAAATCCTTCGGCAACAATCGCCTCAACCCCTGCCAGACGCACCCCTTTCGCAGCCCAGTCCCGGGAAGAGCCTTGACCATAGTCCGCACCGGCTACCACAATCAGCGGCTGCTTGCGTTCCATATAGGTCTCGATCGCTTCCCACATTCGGGAAACCTGACCTTCCGGTTCTACACGAGCCAGAGAGCCCTGTTTGACTGCACCACTTTCGTCGCGCACCATCTCATTCAGCAATTTCGGGTTTGCCAGCGTCGCCCGCTGTGCAGTCAAGTGGTCACCACGGTGAGTCGCATAGGAGTTAAAGTCTTCTTCCGGCAGGCCCATTTTCGCCAGGTATTCGCCTGCGGCACTGCTGGCCAGAATCGCATTGGAAGGAGACAGGTGATCGGTTGTAATGTTATCACCCAAAACCGCCAGTGGTCGCATGCCTTTCAGGGTACGTTCTGCGGCCAGAGCGCCTTCCCAGTAGGGTGGTCGACGAATGTACGTGCTTTGTGGGCGCCAGTCATACAACGGGCTTTCTGCGCGCTCGATTGCCCCCAGATCAAACATCGGAATGTAAACATCACGGAACTGCTGAGGTTTAACGTATTCGCCGACAATTGCATCGATTTCTTCGTCGGAGGGCCAGATATCTTTCAAGGTGATCGGGTTACCTTCACTATCGGTACCCAAAACATCTTTTTCAATATCGAACCGTACCGTACCCGCAATCGCATAGGCCACGACCAGCGGTGGTGATGCCAAAAATGCCTGCTTGGCGTACGGGTGAATTCGACCGTCAAAGTTACGGTTGCCCGAAAGTACGGCTGTCGAATAAAGATCCCGATCAATGATTTCTTGCTGAATCTTCGGATCCAATGCACCACTCATACCGTTACAGGTGGTACAGGCAAAGGCCACAATACCAAAGCCCAGTTTTTCCAGATCAGCCAGCAGATTTGACTCTTTAAGATACAACTCTGCTACTTTGGAGCCCGGTGCGAAAGACGACTTAACCCATGGCTTGCGAATCAGACCCAGTTCGTTGGCTTTCCGTGCCAAAAGGCCAGCGGCAACCACGTTACGAGGGTTACTGGTGTTGGTACAGGAGGTAATTGCAGCAATAATTACTGCACCATCCGGCATTTCGCCTTCTTTCTCTTCCCAACTACCGGCGATGCCTTTGGAGGCCAGATCTGAAGTGGCGACCCGTGCATGGGGGTTGGATGGTCCCGCAATGTTACGGACAACTGCAGACAAATCAAAGCTCAATACCCGCTCGTATTCTGCACCTTGCAAACTGTCAGCCCACAGGCCGGTCTCTTTGGCGTAGTTTTCAACCAGTTCTACCTGTGCCGGCTCACGTCCAGTCAGTTTCAGGTAATCAATCGTTTGTTCGTCGATGTAGAACATGGCTGCGGTTGCACCATACTCCGGAGTCATATTGGAAATGGTTGCCCGATCTCCAATAGTCAGACTGGATGCGCCTTCGCCGAAGAATTCCAGGTAAGCACCCACAACGCGCTCTTTACGCAGGTATTCGGTCAACGCCAGGACAATATCCGTGGCCGTAATACCGGGCTGGCGCTTGCCTTTCAGTTCAACACCCACAATGTCCGGCAGACGCATCATGGACGCGCGACCCAGCATAACCGTCTCGGCTTCCAGACCGCCCACGCCCACAGAAATAACCCCCAGGGCATCAACGTGAGGCGTGTGGCTATCGGTGCCCACACAGGTATCCGGGAATGCAATACCATCGCGGGATTGCACAACAGGTGACATTTTCTCCAGATTAATCTGGTGCATGATGCCATTACCGGCCGGAATCACATCCACATTTTCAAATGCGGTTTTAGTCCATTCAATAAAGTGGAAACGGTCTTCGTTGCGGCGCTCTTCGATTTCACGGTTCTTGGCAAACGCATCAGGGTCAAAACCGCCGCACTCAACGGCCAGGGAGTGATCCACAATCAATTGCGTCGGCACCACAGGATTTACTTTGGAGGGGTCGCCACCTTTTTCAGCAATGGCGTCTCGCAGACCTGCCAGGTCCACCAGTGCGGTCTGGCCCAGAATGTCATGACAAACAACACGCGCGGGATACCATGGAAAGTCCAGATCACGTTTGCGTTCGATTAACTGGGTCAGGGAGTCAGTCAGCTTTTCCGGTTCACAACGTCGCACCAACTGTTCAGCCAGGATGCGGGAGGTGTACGGCAGGCCATCATAGGCTCCGGGTTTTATCGCATCAACCGCGGCACGGGTGTCAAAATAATCCAGATTGCTGCCCGGGAGGGATTTACGGTATTCAGTATTCATTTTACTCGCTCTTAATAACGACATCAGGCTGCCCGTTCAGCAGCCTGATAAATAGCATCAAATCGACAGGGATTATCGTGCGCTGATTGGCGTAACGGTGCGGAAATCTTCTCCCACGTATTCGGCACTGGGTCGAATAATGCGGTTATCTGCACGTTGCTCCATCACATGAGCAGCCCAGCCGGTCAGTCGGCTGCAAACGAAAATCGGCGTGAACAATTTGGTTGGAATACCCATGTAGTTGTATGCCGATGCATGGAAAAAGTCTGCATTACAGAACAATTTTTTCTCACGCCACATAACCGCTTCACAACGAACCGAAATGTCATACAACGAACTGTTGCCATTTTCTGCCGCCAGTTTCTCAGACCATCCCTTGATAACAGCGTTACGTGGATCGGATTCGCTGTAAATGGCGTGTCCGAAGCCCATGATTTTTTCTTTGCGCTCCAGCATGCCCATTAACTTTTGTTCTGCATCTTCAGGGTCGTTCATTCCCTCGATCAGTTCCATTGCCGCTTCGTTAGCACCGCCGTGCAATGGTCCGCGCAGAGAGCCAATCGCTCCGGTGATACAGGAGTGGATATCACTCAGGGTTGAAGCACAAACGCGCGCGGTAAAGGTTGACGCATTAAACTCATGCTCGGCATAAAGAATCAACGACGCATGCATGACTTTGGTGTGCAGCTCGGATGGTTTCTTACCGTGCAATGTCCACAGGAATTGCTCCGCCAGAGATTCTGCACCGGTCTCAACCTCAATACGCTCATTGTTATGGCTGAAGTTGTACCAGTAGTTGATCATACCGGGGAATGCGGCCAGCATACGATCGGTAGCGTCTTGCTGTTCACTGAAATCGTTTTCTGTTTCCAGGTTACCCAGCATGG contains these protein-coding regions:
- a CDS encoding NYN domain-containing protein produces the protein MLKAGIFLDMENLNMNGGWGMRYEVIKELVEAQGTTVLRANAYVAVDTSREMRDYEYKEKAQNRREKMRLAGFHIVEKEIKRYRNSDGTETVKANADLDMAVDALLQAENLDYIMIGSGDGDFLRLVRALQNKGKRVDAIAFNNVSGDLRREVDYYFPGAIIPKLLPIKHNAQKRRVRGVLDYVNDEKGYGFLSIRTGYHVTDIESGIFCHISQLTEDGVNITNDRFSTLASSNAVIEFDRVESGRGGFQAESAVVYQGNS
- a CDS encoding ADP-ribosylglycohydrolase family protein gives rise to the protein MTSIEQYKGCFLGLAMGDAFAAPFEGGPIERLLWRAIGHTSTGERRFTDDTQMAIDLTKSFLHNHRIDQDHLAQQFAQSYRWSRGYGPSTSNLLKRIKKGNCWREINKKKFKGGSFGNGAAMRAPILALCFPQDTQRLLESTIRSAEITHAHPLGIEGAKLIALVTQKALAKSPNETVLKEMLHLCESETFVDKTMYCQSALRQATLEPRTIRIHLGNGIAATDSCVTAIYFALKFRDLDFDIMLGQIIKLGGDTDTIGAMAGAIWGAFNGSATLEPKISKLERGQDIISYAEQLFQHQSL
- a CDS encoding methylenetetrahydrofolate reductase, with amino-acid sequence MLRNKILNREDGIVFYGIVPPKKDTDPERVREISELQMSRLKGRSIDGMVLYDIQDESSRTSEKRPFPFMETLDSFRYSREYLSALDVPKIIYRSVGKYTKDTLSQFIQAVDTEKELSVFVGASSMDQDVTMTMREAYALRSQLNPELLVGGVTIPERHLTKLDEHMRVFSKMQQGCSFFVSQGVYDVNASKNFLSDYYFYGQENGIELAPIIFTLTPCGSRKTLEFMKWLGIEIPRWLENELVHSEDILQKSVEFSVQSYKELRAYAAEKNIPIGCNIESVAVRKAEVEASIEMLDMINAG
- the prpF gene encoding 2-methylaconitate cis-trans isomerase PrpF; amino-acid sequence: MTHVPQIKIPATYIRGGTSKGVFFRLQDLPEAAQAPGAARDAILLRVIGSPDPYGKQIDGMGGATSSTSKTVILSKSSQPDHDVDYLFGQVSIDKAFVDWSGNCGNLSAAVGSFAISSGLVDAANLPENGVATVRIWQANIGKTIIAKVPMTAGEVQETGDFELDGVTFPAAEVQLEFMDPAADDEGGGSMFPTGNLVDDLDVPGVGTLKATLIDAGIPTIFVNASDINYTGTELQDAINNDAKALEMFETIRAHGAVKMGLIKSIEEAAGRQHTPKVAFVAPAQDYTSSSGKTVAASDVDLLVRALSMGKLHHAMMGTAAVAIGTAAAIPGTLVNLAAGGGDRESVRFGHPSGTLKVGAEAKQVEGEWTVTKAIMSRSARILMEGWVRIPGDAF
- the acnD gene encoding Fe/S-dependent 2-methylisocitrate dehydratase AcnD, with translation MNTEYRKSLPGSNLDYFDTRAAVDAIKPGAYDGLPYTSRILAEQLVRRCEPEKLTDSLTQLIERKRDLDFPWYPARVVCHDILGQTALVDLAGLRDAIAEKGGDPSKVNPVVPTQLIVDHSLAVECGGFDPDAFAKNREIEERRNEDRFHFIEWTKTAFENVDVIPAGNGIMHQINLEKMSPVVQSRDGIAFPDTCVGTDSHTPHVDALGVISVGVGGLEAETVMLGRASMMRLPDIVGVELKGKRQPGITATDIVLALTEYLRKERVVGAYLEFFGEGASSLTIGDRATISNMTPEYGATAAMFYIDEQTIDYLKLTGREPAQVELVENYAKETGLWADSLQGAEYERVLSFDLSAVVRNIAGPSNPHARVATSDLASKGIAGSWEEKEGEMPDGAVIIAAITSCTNTSNPRNVVAAGLLARKANELGLIRKPWVKSSFAPGSKVAELYLKESNLLADLEKLGFGIVAFACTTCNGMSGALDPKIQQEIIDRDLYSTAVLSGNRNFDGRIHPYAKQAFLASPPLVVAYAIAGTVRFDIEKDVLGTDSEGNPITLKDIWPSDEEIDAIVGEYVKPQQFRDVYIPMFDLGAIERAESPLYDWRPQSTYIRRPPYWEGALAAERTLKGMRPLAVLGDNITTDHLSPSNAILASSAAGEYLAKMGLPEEDFNSYATHRGDHLTAQRATLANPKLLNEMVRDESGAVKQGSLARVEPEGQVSRMWEAIETYMERKQPLIVVAGADYGQGSSRDWAAKGVRLAGVEAIVAEGFERIHRTNLIGMGVLPLQFQDGTNRNTLELDGTETYDVIGERNPRATLTLVIHRQNGEQVEVPVTCRLDTAEEVSIYEAGGVLQRFAQDFLEAESA
- the prpC gene encoding bifunctional 2-methylcitrate synthase/citrate synthase; translation: MAKQLSGAGLRGQVAGKTALSTVGKEGSGLTYRGYDVKDLAANCEFEEVAYLVLKGNLPNQAELDAYKAKLKSMRALPQPLKEVLERIPASAHPMDVMRTGCSMLGNLETENDFSEQQDATDRMLAAFPGMINYWYNFSHNNERIEVETGAESLAEQFLWTLHGKKPSELHTKVMHASLILYAEHEFNASTFTARVCASTLSDIHSCITGAIGSLRGPLHGGANEAAMELIEGMNDPEDAEQKLMGMLERKEKIMGFGHAIYSESDPRNAVIKGWSEKLAAENGNSSLYDISVRCEAVMWREKKLFCNADFFHASAYNYMGIPTKLFTPIFVCSRLTGWAAHVMEQRADNRIIRPSAEYVGEDFRTVTPISAR